A genomic region of bacterium contains the following coding sequences:
- a CDS encoding DUF4861 domain-containing protein, producing MRCARMFPVWCVFFLFSTAVVFPQTEGWYTEGDFAPTKRIRVTVTNTLDMNRKDCPVVITRAQSPVASTYEADVFVIDPTLPSQPEPTLDQKKATGSGISLKETNGHHIAYQLDDLDKDGVWDELFFMSDFKPRETKTFFVYIGTNDRGIFAHETHAEIGAYGRHIVPWWESKVMGWKLWYFSDVDLYGKREPMLVSNHENTSNISGYTAGSVYGNDIMTVEDSFGAGGICLFEDTAKPTAVSRPRYSPFRGKGQVQDTRYAFDTVVNGPLRSMIRVHIMNWRSGSGAYELEQLYTAYRDKSYSTCMVRFLKFFPEKNGTTFGCAIRKLMNEERSYHKGGVIMSFAKNVDIFDPDVQREFETRLNVAFIGTALVMKDSYKPEYRYIDDSYGAHAFSLPVNDSSLAYEYLIAAGWSDGSVNKTAQEFETYVLDTAKEYNNPVVVKSLAPETK from the coding sequence ATGCGCTGTGCAAGGATGTTTCCGGTATGGTGTGTCTTCTTTTTATTTTCCACGGCTGTTGTTTTCCCCCAGACGGAGGGCTGGTATACCGAAGGGGATTTCGCGCCGACAAAACGCATCAGGGTCACAGTGACCAACACGCTCGACATGAATCGTAAGGACTGCCCGGTGGTTATCACGCGCGCTCAGTCGCCGGTGGCAAGCACATACGAGGCCGATGTTTTCGTGATCGACCCGACGCTTCCCTCGCAGCCCGAGCCGACTCTCGATCAGAAGAAGGCGACCGGCAGCGGCATTTCACTCAAGGAGACCAACGGCCACCATATAGCGTACCAGCTCGATGACCTCGACAAGGACGGTGTCTGGGACGAACTGTTCTTCATGAGCGATTTCAAGCCCCGCGAAACGAAGACGTTTTTCGTGTACATCGGCACGAACGACCGGGGTATCTTCGCCCACGAGACCCATGCCGAGATCGGCGCCTACGGCCGTCACATCGTCCCCTGGTGGGAATCGAAAGTCATGGGCTGGAAGCTCTGGTATTTCAGCGATGTCGACCTCTACGGCAAACGTGAGCCGATGCTCGTGTCGAACCACGAGAACACATCGAACATCTCCGGATATACCGCCGGTTCTGTCTACGGCAACGACATCATGACCGTGGAGGATTCGTTCGGCGCCGGGGGAATATGCCTCTTCGAGGACACGGCGAAACCGACCGCAGTATCACGCCCCCGGTACAGCCCGTTCCGCGGGAAGGGGCAGGTGCAGGACACCCGGTATGCGTTCGATACGGTGGTGAACGGCCCGCTGCGGAGCATGATCCGCGTCCACATCATGAACTGGCGCTCCGGCTCCGGCGCGTACGAGCTCGAACAGCTCTACACGGCGTACAGGGACAAGAGCTATTCCACCTGCATGGTGCGGTTTCTGAAATTCTTCCCCGAAAAGAACGGCACGACATTCGGCTGCGCCATCAGGAAACTCATGAACGAGGAGCGCTCGTACCATAAGGGCGGAGTCATCATGTCCTTCGCCAAAAATGTCGACATTTTCGATCCCGATGTCCAGCGCGAGTTCGAGACACGGCTCAATGTCGCCTTCATCGGCACCGCGCTTGTCATGAAGGACAGCTACAAGCCCGAGTACCGGTACATCGACGATTCCTACGGCGCTCATGCGTTCTCCCTGCCGGTGAACGACAGCAGTCTGGCATACGAATATCTCATCGCCGCGGGGTGGAGCGACGGCTCGGTCAATAAAACCGCGCAGGAATTCGAGACCTATGTGCTCGATACCGCGAAGGAGTACAACAATCCGGTGGTGGTCAAATCCCTTGCGCCGGAAACAAAATAG
- a CDS encoding GyrI-like domain-containing protein, giving the protein MKKLLIVPAVLVIIACVLFFFFMPKGPDLSQFDFLKNPRITELQNQKMLVVEATGDPNTAGGKAFGTLFKTYFKIKGIPKGPHMPAPRARWPLSLDTPKSEWTGVYALPVPENTTELPEVKHAPEITVSLATWEYGEVAEILHIGPYTSEEPTVKRLMDFIGQQGYAVTGNHEEEYIKGPGMFFKGNPEKYYTIIRYRVKKQKM; this is encoded by the coding sequence ATGAAGAAACTGCTGATTGTGCCTGCTGTTCTGGTTATTATCGCATGTGTGCTGTTTTTCTTTTTCATGCCGAAAGGTCCTGATCTTTCGCAGTTCGACTTTCTTAAAAATCCGAGGATAACGGAGCTGCAGAACCAGAAAATGCTGGTCGTTGAAGCCACGGGCGATCCGAATACTGCCGGAGGGAAAGCGTTCGGTACCCTTTTCAAAACATATTTTAAAATCAAGGGGATTCCGAAGGGCCCGCATATGCCTGCACCCCGTGCCCGGTGGCCGTTGTCCCTTGACACGCCGAAGTCGGAATGGACCGGTGTCTATGCACTGCCGGTTCCCGAAAACACGACGGAGCTTCCCGAAGTGAAACACGCGCCGGAGATAACCGTTTCGCTCGCGACATGGGAGTACGGCGAAGTGGCGGAAATTCTCCACATCGGCCCCTATACCAGTGAAGAACCCACGGTAAAAAGGCTCATGGATTTCATCGGGCAGCAGGGGTATGCTGTCACCGGCAACCACGAGGAAGAATACATAAAAGGGCCGGGGATGTTTTTCAAGGGAAACCCGGAGAAATACTACACTATCATACGGTACCGCGTAAAAAAACAGAAAATGTAA
- the ybaK gene encoding Cys-tRNA(Pro) deacylase, protein MTPAVTAAQKAKIPFTLHEYEHNPAASSFGEEAARALGVSEDRVFKTLIVALDGQKSRLAVAIVPVSKQLDLKVFAAVIGARKAEMADTREAERATGYVVGGISPLGQRKRLPTVVDVSADMFDTVYVSAGKRGLQIELAPGSLATMTGAKTAAIAR, encoded by the coding sequence ATGACTCCCGCAGTCACAGCGGCACAGAAGGCGAAGATACCGTTTACGCTCCACGAGTACGAGCACAATCCCGCCGCCTCCTCGTTCGGCGAAGAAGCAGCCCGTGCGCTCGGTGTGAGCGAGGACCGTGTGTTCAAGACCCTCATCGTGGCGCTCGACGGCCAGAAAAGCCGTCTTGCGGTCGCGATTGTACCCGTCTCGAAGCAGCTCGACCTCAAGGTTTTTGCGGCTGTCATTGGCGCAAGAAAAGCAGAAATGGCCGATACCAGGGAAGCAGAGCGCGCCACGGGGTATGTCGTGGGCGGCATCAGCCCCCTCGGACAGCGGAAACGTCTCCCGACGGTTGTCGATGTGTCGGCAGATATGTTCGATACGGTGTATGTGAGCGCCGGGAAACGGGGACTCCAGATCGAGCTTGCCCCGGGGAGCCTTGCAACGATGACCGGCGCGAAAACGGCGGCGATCGCGCGGTGA
- a CDS encoding class I SAM-dependent methyltransferase produces MKRELRTVETGLTDCATGLNDGDVDVALLYDTFHDLEKPAAVLRELHRVLKPGGILSFSDHHMKEPDILAGIAAGGLFALLRRGEKTYTFAKQG; encoded by the coding sequence TTGAAGCGGGAGCTTCGTACCGTCGAAACCGGTCTTACCGACTGTGCAACCGGTCTTAACGATGGTGATGTCGATGTTGCGCTGCTTTATGACACGTTTCACGACCTGGAAAAACCTGCGGCGGTGCTCCGGGAACTTCACCGTGTCCTGAAGCCTGGTGGCATCCTGTCATTCAGCGACCACCACATGAAGGAACCCGACATACTGGCCGGAATTGCCGCAGGCGGGCTGTTTGCACTGCTCAGGCGCGGGGAAAAGACATATACGTTTGCGAAACAGGGGTGA